One genomic region from Granulicatella adiacens ATCC 49175 encodes:
- a CDS encoding metallophosphoesterase family protein, translating to MVKLIHASDVHLGITYAGIGKNHREIARELKQAAYDAFKTVVDKAIEEEVDALVLSGDLLDSQRTFIKEKLFLQQQLNRLAPFRIPVILALGNHDAGTPYVPGEHIYTFGNTVETIELETKMGERVAFSGFSYDIPVISERKIQEYPIKSPHCDVHVGVLHGEVTSSSGRYAPFSIPELRVKNYDYWALGHIHHCQEVSQNPCAWYSGTTQGADRSESGEKGALLVEITSGCPPQIHFIETSKKDWMDVTIRITERARLETVPYLIVENLPKVEKRSLVTVFLQIQESLFTREELQQLSLVVNSLLEQRGSLVSVMSIRERMIEPLRGVSGISLVGEKDSTIFSEMEIAKSGFANQWMREFLHQEDVQEEIHERAMRLLEARFLGREEG from the coding sequence ATGGTCAAATTGATCCATGCATCAGATGTCCATCTGGGGATTACTTATGCAGGTATTGGAAAGAATCATCGTGAAATCGCAAGGGAGTTAAAACAGGCTGCATATGATGCTTTTAAAACAGTTGTAGATAAAGCCATTGAAGAAGAAGTGGATGCGCTTGTTTTATCTGGAGATTTATTGGATAGCCAACGGACGTTTATTAAAGAAAAGTTATTTCTTCAACAGCAACTGAATCGGCTGGCTCCTTTTAGGATTCCCGTTATTTTAGCGCTTGGCAATCATGATGCAGGGACTCCTTATGTGCCTGGAGAGCATATTTATACTTTTGGAAATACTGTAGAAACAATTGAACTAGAGACAAAAATGGGGGAACGGGTGGCCTTTAGTGGATTTAGTTATGATATTCCTGTTATCTCTGAACGAAAAATACAAGAGTATCCTATCAAGAGTCCGCACTGTGATGTTCATGTTGGGGTTTTACATGGTGAGGTGACTTCTTCCAGTGGGCGCTATGCTCCTTTTTCAATTCCTGAATTAAGAGTTAAAAACTATGATTACTGGGCGCTAGGGCATATTCATCATTGCCAAGAAGTATCACAGAATCCATGTGCTTGGTATAGTGGAACGACACAGGGAGCTGACCGATCTGAGAGTGGAGAAAAAGGAGCGCTTTTAGTCGAAATCACTTCAGGGTGTCCTCCACAGATTCACTTTATTGAGACGAGTAAGAAGGATTGGATGGACGTGACAATAAGGATTACAGAAAGGGCTCGTTTAGAAACAGTTCCTTATCTCATTGTAGAGAATCTTCCAAAAGTAGAAAAACGTAGCCTCGTTACAGTCTTTTTGCAAATACAAGAGTCGCTGTTCACAAGAGAAGAGTTACAGCAACTCTCACTGGTAGTGAATTCTTTATTGGAACAAAGAGGCTCACTTGTGAGTGTAATGAGTATTAGAGAACGAATGATAGAGCCTTTACGCGGCGTCTCTGGAATCTCTTTAGTAGGGGAGAAGGATTCTACGATTTTTTCTGAAATGGAGATTGCAAAGAGCGGGTTTGCCAATCAATGGATGAGGGAGTTTCTCCATCAAGAAGATGTCCAAGAAGAGATTCACGAACGTGCGATGCGTTTATTAGAAGCTCGCTTTTTAGGAAGGGAGGAAGGTTAA
- a CDS encoding YlbF family regulator → MSNIYDTANQLERDLRDLAEFKTVKESFEAIEADETAKALFDEFRQVNIELQQKQYSGQEITEEDIQKAQELGQKVSENEYIKALMEAEQRLNTIMQDINRIITNPLQELYNGK, encoded by the coding sequence ATGAGTAATATTTATGATACAGCAAACCAATTAGAACGTGATTTGCGTGATTTAGCTGAATTCAAAACTGTAAAAGAAAGCTTCGAAGCCATTGAAGCAGATGAAACAGCAAAAGCATTATTCGATGAATTCCGTCAAGTGAATATCGAATTACAACAAAAACAATATTCAGGACAAGAAATTACGGAAGAAGATATTCAAAAAGCTCAAGAATTAGGACAAAAAGTGAGCGAAAATGAATATATTAAAGCGTTGATGGAAGCGGAACAACGTTTGAATACGATTATGCAAGACATTAACCGTATCATTACAAATCCACTTCAAGAGCTTTATAATGGTAAATAG